DNA from Clarias gariepinus isolate MV-2021 ecotype Netherlands chromosome 11, CGAR_prim_01v2, whole genome shotgun sequence:
CCTCACACCAGTTCCACCAGTGGACAAAGCGTGGTCCATAAAAACATGGAGAAACTGGATAATACTTAAGTTAATATCCATGTGAAGGCAGATGAGTGAATACTTTTAATAGCTACAGTAATAATTAACTTAATGAAGGGCCCTCACACGAATAGGGagacaaacgtgtgtgtgtgtgtgtgtgtgtgtgtgtgtgtgtgtgtgtgtgtgtaatactcACGAGGAGTCATTTCTTGGCACCTGGCCGTTGTGACGCACGCCTGTGTTTTCACTGACTGAGCGCTCTCTGCGTGCTCTGCCCTGAGagcgtacctgtgtgtgtgtgtgtgtgtgtgtgtgtaaaaagcaaCAGAAAGCAAGTAAATAACACAAAGGACATGCAAGAACTCATTGCATTTAAAAACTTCATTACTTTTTCTACCTCTACGCCAAACACACCACTTTTAAAACGGTTCCATTATCAAAAACTTTGCCTTGGtgttaactataacagcataaacCCCTCCCCCCAACCGTCAGTCCTTCCATCCGTCCTCGTCATTACCTCTTCACCGGGCTGCTCCATCTCCAGGAAGTCGAGGGGCCGTTCGTTCAGGGTCAGAACCCGAGGAGGAGTCTTCAGGGACAGAGTCTCGAGTGGCGTGGACTGGATCAGATCCAGATCTCTGGGCCTGGAGAACTGCGTGTCTTCGTGGTCTCCTATAAAAGGACAAGATGAGAGATCTTTCCTCAAGTGGTCTCTTTATTCTCATTTGCAatgtactgattttttttttcctctagcCTGATTTCctgtaaacatttataaaacctCAACCTAACTGCATTATACTCGTAATATAACACTGTGTATGTGGAAGAGGGCGAATAGCACATTCTTATAACTGTTTTATTTCTCCAGAATAAACAGAAATTTTTTGGAAGTCCTTTCCAAACTCTTACCAGTCTCTTGTGGTAATATGACTCTCATTTATTTAGACTGAATCTCTAACCTGCTACGATGATCCTGTCGGGGACCTGCATCATGGCCGTGTGAAGCCCCTCGTGACCGTCTTTATCCTCGCCGGTGTACGGGGCGACCTTCAGCATCTCGGGCACACGCATGCGCTGGCTGATGCCCTCAGTGTACTGGAGCTCGTAGTGGATGCGGTTCATCTCGGCCATTTCGGCTGTGGGAGACGGGAACGCCGCGCCGTTCATCTGCAGGATGGGGAAGGGATTTCATTCACAATGATCGCATTAGGCTTTGTGATTCATCCTGGATATTTTTTCCTAACACAGAGAGCTTGCCGAGAATATTCTTTAGACCTGACCTATTCAGTCTTTTGTTTCTCGATACATGTATCACATTCTGCACATTGTCTTGCTCGTGACTGGACATGGTTTCTATATTTCacttcaattctattttatttcattattttattatttgtacataatatcaaaaatatttaaaagctaaaagtttttctatatttgtttatattctaatttaaaaataactcttatttcatactttatattcttatttaaaactcttattttaaaatttttaggtCATCAGCACTTGTATAACCGTTTCACTtttatatcatactgtgtatgtgacataaaattttatttaaaatttaaacagatttttcaattatttattaaatttacaatAACGCTGTACTGGTCAatcagccagtgaccagaaCTGTCTGTTTTTCAGCTTGATCAGTCATGAACGATCACTTAGGACTCTTCAGAGTTGTGCAACAGAAACCCCTTTTCCACAGCGTCACATTATTCaaagttgtgtgaaaaaaaaaaaagcctcaagATCCTCCAAACACTGCGAGTGCTAATTAGTCTCAAAACACGCACATTAGAAGCTGCATGCTCACAAGTGATTAACATTAGCGGTAAGCGTTGTTGTTCCTTTACAATCTTCCAGGTGGCGCACTCTTCTCCGAACTATTCCCACATTGGCATATccatgtggtaggagtgaattatttggcaagtttgtttagaaataataattatgtatcGAATGAGATAACAGAGATACGTGCTGCTCGGGAAAAATATAGCTTTCTTTATGTTCaaagttaaactcttgtattttgaggttagtttgtattgtttaaatgccacccTTGGGTTTTGAGTGAGAAAACTGACACTATAAGGAACaagctatatttaaataatcatgTTCAATCCAGTTGTGAAACTGGTAAAGAAAGCTAACGTGTGAAAAAACTTGTGCTAAAACTTTTAAGTTAATCCTTAAAGGTTCaaggtcttaaaattgtaacaaaatctagaaaaaaaatgtaagcgaatcgtgatatttataaaatcgtgatacttacagaatggCAATATTACTTGAAACGGCACTAAGGTATCGGGATAATATCATAACAGATGACTAGTGATTCCTGTCcctattttttaatgtaaagtttGTCCATGGACGTGAACATTaaacagaaattttttttttgctgattgtGCGCAACAGGATTTTGCGCATACTAAAAAGAGCTCCCTCAATGAGTGAGATACTCAGTGACCTTTAGTTCTAAGTCTCCTCTATCTTCTTGATCTTTAGAGTCCTGCATTCGCAACAACAGTCTCCACGACTCCTACACTGGACGTCTCACTGTTATGACATACGAGAAGACATACTGTTGCTTTTAAACGATATAAAACATGACTTTTAGTCCTGATTTGGAATTAATTTTCACCAAACACACCCACCAGGcattaaaatcctttttttttgacacttAAACCTTTAAATCTTATTGCTGCTCTACAATTTAACCCAGCTTGTATTCTTTATCTTGTGACTatgtatatgcacacacatttatttacatataaacatatacaagATAAACTGAAACTActgttgtttataaataaacaagccTGTAAGCTTTCCAGTTCCAGTACAGAAAACTAAAACCAATAAATAACATGGCTTTCCTCCTCaatgttttctcacacactgcTAATCTGCAGAATGAGCTGAGAAACAAACACAGACTCTAAATAACAACAATTTCACACAAAATGGAGGAAAGCTGGTGCCCCTCGGTCGCGCGCACCCTCGCGTGCCTGCGCTCGCGCAGCGTTCGCTACACTAAAACTGATGTTTTATGTCGTTCCCTCAAGAATATTATCTATAAACCTAATTACCTTCTCCAAAGCTGGGTTCATTTTATCAACTCGAATTAAACAGAATAAACCCTTAGGCTTGAACGGTGAGCCCCATAacagagagagcgcgagagagaaaaCCCGAGTGAAACGCCTCTCAACACAAACAACTGCGCTTCCGCACTATCGGCGGAAAccgtttttacaaaataaaagtcctCACCTTCAACAAAAGTCATCACGTAACGCTCTTCACCTGACTGATATTCATATGAAAtgtatttctatatattttttttattccaatttatatttatttatatttataaaaggtGATTTAATTTCAATGGTCTATTTTCAATAATAAGTGCCATACAAAGTCCATGTTATAAGTTAATAACGCATCAATTTAAATACAACCTATTGTAAATCATTATGTATTTTGACAGTTTTAACCACGTGTTTAATTACAAATCTTATAAATAAAtcctgtgttttatttcaccTGTTTATGTTCGTTgtaattgtatattttaaaagaaaatttatattttttattcacctTATTGgcctattttttatatatataaatatgaaaatttaacTTCCCTGATGGATCCACTCA
Protein-coding regions in this window:
- the mffa gene encoding mitochondrial fission factor homolog B isoform X2; the encoded protein is MNGAAFPSPTAEMAEMNRIHYELQYTEGISQRMRVPEMLKVAPYTGEDKDGHEGLHTAMMQVPDRIIVAGDHEDTQFSRPRDLDLIQSTPLETLSLKTPPRVLTLNERPLDFLEMEQPGEEVRSQGRARRERSVSENTGVRHNGQVPRNDSSFALATLDTSMEGGEDLALADATALRRQIIKLNRRLQLLEEENKERAKREMIMYSITVAFWLINSWVWLRR
- the mffa gene encoding mitochondrial fission factor homolog B isoform X1; the encoded protein is MNPALEKMNGAAFPSPTAEMAEMNRIHYELQYTEGISQRMRVPEMLKVAPYTGEDKDGHEGLHTAMMQVPDRIIVAGDHEDTQFSRPRDLDLIQSTPLETLSLKTPPRVLTLNERPLDFLEMEQPGEEVRSQGRARRERSVSENTGVRHNGQVPRNDSSVSPPSPSALRTLSLRRPPDEVQGVSGARGVLSFLQSSTRRAYQQLLEVLDENQRSKPSLRGGSTSSNLQHDTRFALATLDTSMEGGEDLALADATALRRQIIKLNRRLQLLEEENKERAKREMIMYSITVAFWLINSWVWLRR